In the genome of Manis javanica isolate MJ-LG chromosome 17, MJ_LKY, whole genome shotgun sequence, one region contains:
- the FBL gene encoding rRNA 2'-O-methyltransferase fibrillarin: MKPGFSPRGGGFGGRGGFSDRGGRGGRGGGRGGFGGGRGRGGGFRGRGRGGGGRGGGGFQSGGSRGRGRGGKRGNQSGKNVLVEPHRHEGVFICRGKEDALVTKNLVPGESVYGEKRVSISEGDDKIEYRAWNPFRSKLAAAILGGVDQIHIKPGAKVLYLGAASGTTVSHVSDIVGPDGLVYAVEFSHRSGRDLINLAKKRTNIIPVIEDARHPHKYRMLIAMVDVIFADVAQPDQTRIVALNAHTFLRNGGHFVISIKANCIDSTASAEAVFASEVKKMQQENMKPQEQLTLEPYERDHAVVVGVYRPPPKVKN, from the exons ATGAAGCCAG GTTTCAGCCCCCGCGGGGGCGGCTTCGGCGGCCGAGGGGGCTTCAGTGACCGCGGCGGGCGCGGCGGGCGCGGCGGAGGCCGAGGAGGCTTCGGCGGGGGCCGAGGGCGCGGCGGGGGCTTTCGGGGCCGCGGACGAGGAGGCGGAGGGAGAGGTG GTGGAGGGTTCCAGTCTGGCGGCAGCCGGGGTCGTGGTCGGGGCGGGAAGAGAGGAAACCAGTCAGGGAAGAATGTGCTGGTGGAACCTCATCGGCATGAGG GTGTTTTCATTTGTCGCGGAAAGGAGGATGCCCTAGTCACCAAGAATCTGGTCCCCGGAGAATCAGTATATGGCGAGAAGAGAGTCTCCATTTCG GAAGGAGATGACAAAATTGAGTATCGGGCCTGGAACCCCTTTCGCTCCAAGCTGGCAGCTGCAATCCTGGGCGGTGTGGATCAGATCCATATCAAGCCAGGGGCCAAGGTGCTGTACCTCGGGGCTGCCTCAGGCACCACCGTCTCCCATGTCTCTGATATCGTAGGCCCG GATGGTCTGGTCTATGCAGTTGAGTTCTCCCACCGCTCTGGCCGTGACCTCATTAACTTGGCCAAGAAGAGGACCAACATCATTCCTGTGATTGAAGACGCTCGACACCCTCACAAATACCGCATGCTCATTG CAATGGTGGATGTGATCTTTGCTGATGTGGCCCAGCCAGACCAGACCCGAATTGTAGCCCTGAATGCTCACACCTTCCTACGTAATGGGGGACATTTTGTGATTTCCATTAAG GCCAACTGCATTGACTCCACAGCCTCTGCTGAGGCCGTGTTTGCCTCTGAAGTGAAAAAGATGCAACAGGAGAACATGAAGCCCCAGGAGCAGTTGACCCTAGAGCCATACGAAAGAGATCATGCTGTGGTCGTGGGTGTGTACAG GCCGCCCCCCAAAGTGAAGAACTGA